From one Banduia mediterranea genomic stretch:
- a CDS encoding division/cell wall cluster transcriptional repressor MraZ, with product MDDKGRVAVPALYRAQLTKMEGVPLYLTPYDSDEGRSYVAVYPSPRFEELAEEIEAIDDADERELLMEEVLGGSIMVDFDAQGRIVLPAVLRERVGLKGRVVIEGQRRRFDIWDEATLQRRESEKQADRQRLSSALKRIRR from the coding sequence ATGGACGATAAGGGTCGCGTCGCGGTCCCGGCCTTGTATCGCGCGCAGCTCACGAAGATGGAAGGCGTTCCGCTCTACCTGACACCCTACGATTCCGACGAGGGCCGCAGCTACGTGGCGGTCTATCCGTCTCCTCGATTCGAGGAACTCGCCGAAGAAATCGAAGCGATTGACGACGCCGACGAGCGCGAACTGCTGATGGAGGAAGTCCTCGGTGGTTCGATCATGGTGGACTTCGACGCCCAGGGGCGCATCGTGTTGCCGGCCGTATTGCGTGAACGCGTCGGACTCAAGGGGCGCGTCGTCATCGAAGGCCAGCGCCGCCGCTTCGACATCTGGGACGAGGCGACGCTGCAGCGGCGCGAAAGCGAGAAGCAGGCGGATCGTCAGCGGCTCAGCTCGGCACTCAAGCGCATTCGGCGGTGA
- a CDS encoding fused MFS/spermidine synthase, giving the protein MRRKQTSSEDEDRQAAAESQIWEVPVTLPEGEFMAYLSEPADSSIMEVLQQLRRGEYPKPYVLDNGEHRELYIGQRFTQSRMSLHEPDALDLAYTRSMMAFLLFQPQPRHVMLVGLGGGSLTKACYRGLPKARIITIEIERTVIELASLFHVPNPGARLRLVHADAATYFASTRQSADVVLVDGCDAVGLSPSLCSESFYASVRSRLRPGGVLVSNLVGTIARIGSMIDSIARVFDGQILVLRDAVSENRVVLAFCNPSWPPDWARVRARLPELAQRHALDLGGMAKQLQLDFRRSLAKAEESAKRRR; this is encoded by the coding sequence GTGCGACGCAAGCAGACATCTTCGGAGGACGAGGACAGGCAGGCCGCCGCCGAATCCCAGATCTGGGAGGTTCCGGTGACGCTGCCGGAGGGCGAATTCATGGCCTATCTGAGCGAACCCGCGGACAGCAGCATCATGGAGGTGCTGCAGCAGTTGCGTCGTGGCGAATACCCCAAGCCCTACGTGCTCGACAATGGTGAACATCGTGAGTTGTACATCGGCCAGCGTTTCACGCAGAGCCGCATGAGCCTGCACGAGCCGGACGCGCTGGATCTGGCGTATACCCGCTCGATGATGGCTTTTCTGCTGTTCCAGCCCCAGCCCAGACACGTCATGCTGGTGGGCCTGGGCGGCGGCTCGCTGACCAAGGCCTGCTATCGCGGACTGCCGAAGGCGCGGATCATCACGATCGAAATCGAGAGGACGGTGATCGAGCTGGCCAGCCTGTTCCACGTACCGAATCCGGGCGCGCGGCTGCGTCTGGTGCATGCCGATGCCGCAACCTATTTCGCCAGCACGCGCCAGTCGGCCGATGTCGTGCTGGTCGACGGCTGCGATGCGGTGGGCTTGTCGCCAAGTCTGTGCAGCGAAAGCTTCTACGCCTCGGTCCGGTCACGGCTGCGGCCGGGCGGCGTGCTGGTCAGCAATCTGGTGGGAACGATCGCTCGTATCGGCTCGATGATCGACAGCATCGCCCGGGTGTTCGATGGACAGATCCTGGTTCTGCGCGATGCTGTGAGCGAAAACCGCGTCGTGCTCGCATTCTGCAATCCATCATGGCCGCCGGACTGGGCTCGGGTCCGCGCCCGCCTGCCCGAGCTTGCGCAGCGGCATGCACTCGACCTCGGCGGGATGGCGAAGCAGCTTCAACTCGATTTCCGCCGTTCGCTCGCAAAGGCCGAAGAGTCCGCAAAAAGGCGGCGCTAA
- the rsmI gene encoding 16S rRNA (cytidine(1402)-2'-O)-methyltransferase, whose product MPASTETDSAAIDPSQASAEVSDGHLYVVATPIGNLGDLSPRALRVLSAVNAICAEDTRVTGALLSHFGVRARLIALHEHNETDIAGKLVARLLAGESLALVSDAGTPLVSDPGFALVRASRAAGVPVMTVPGPCAVVAALSVSGLPSDRFVFEGFLPSRRGARRSRLEALADCRDTLIVYESSHRIAECLTDCAEVLGADRRICLARELSKRFEQSVTDTAARLCQWLTQDSNRTRGEFVLVIEGAAEAERPDDAEHILRVLLSELEPSRAARVAAELTGQRKNALYKRALEMSAPPVQ is encoded by the coding sequence ATGCCCGCCAGCACTGAGACAGACTCCGCAGCCATCGATCCGTCTCAGGCCTCTGCCGAGGTGTCGGACGGACACCTTTATGTCGTGGCCACGCCGATCGGAAATCTCGGCGATCTTTCGCCGCGCGCCCTGCGCGTGTTGTCGGCGGTGAACGCGATCTGCGCCGAAGACACGCGCGTAACCGGCGCTCTGCTGTCGCATTTCGGTGTGCGGGCTCGGTTGATCGCTTTGCACGAGCACAATGAGACGGACATCGCCGGCAAGCTGGTCGCGCGTCTTCTGGCGGGCGAAAGCCTCGCGCTGGTATCCGACGCCGGCACACCGCTGGTCAGCGATCCCGGTTTCGCGCTGGTGCGCGCCTCGCGTGCCGCCGGGGTTCCGGTCATGACCGTGCCGGGGCCCTGCGCGGTGGTGGCCGCGCTGTCGGTGTCCGGCCTGCCCAGCGACCGTTTCGTGTTCGAAGGCTTCCTGCCGTCGCGTCGCGGCGCGCGGCGTAGTCGCCTGGAAGCGCTGGCGGATTGTCGCGACACCCTGATCGTCTACGAATCGAGTCACCGCATCGCTGAATGTCTGACGGACTGCGCCGAGGTGCTGGGGGCCGATCGGCGAATCTGCCTGGCGCGCGAGCTCAGCAAGCGTTTCGAGCAATCGGTCACCGATACGGCGGCGCGGCTTTGCCAGTGGCTGACGCAGGACAGCAACCGGACACGCGGCGAATTCGTGCTGGTGATCGAGGGCGCGGCGGAGGCCGAACGGCCCGACGACGCCGAGCACATCCTGCGCGTGCTGTTGAGCGAGCTGGAGCCCTCGCGTGCGGCGCGTGTCGCCGCCGAACTCACGGGTCAGCGCAAGAACGCACTGTACAAGCGCGCGCTGGAAATGTCGGCGCCGCCGGTCCAGTAG
- a CDS encoding penicillin-binding protein activator gives MPNAHRLPALLLAATLCACGSLPARAPVAPPARPSPATPDWLAEAEAALDAGDPLAADRALSRVDPSRLPSEQAIRFQIAQARSLLLEDQPQLAEQALPEPWAIGNRSLAANVESVRADTQARLGLTVTAVSTLVRREALLDTRVQLDQNRDHIWSVLMQAPLDPSIEPQLAKADRITRGWIDLARIIRRSAGAPRPNVLADWRVQYPNHPAELARAQQGPTQAWQSTQWQSSGGPLNRVAVLLPLSGRYAAPASAVREGLFTAWLQSGLPRPSIDVFDTGDSDSSFEQAYREAMYSGADFIIGPLQKEYVARLAGSGSSVPVLALNYLDANQYATGPLYQFGLAPEDEARQAAEQAVSQNQSRAIALVPEGDWGDRVYAAFAERLSQLGGHVAHVRRYSTGQSDFSEQIQDLLALRESQDRHNALRGIIGYSAEFETRPRSDVDFAFVAATPTQARSIRSQFRYFHASELPIYATSIAYDGKRDPSNDLSGLRFCDMPWMLDRSGPWHALRAQIQPSLSPALRSQTRLLALGYDAYKLAEALQAGQLFAGSSIDGASGSLSLDNGNKVSRHLQCAIIHNGGLRMLPAPPAAQPSSTTWP, from the coding sequence ATGCCCAACGCACACCGACTCCCGGCTCTGTTGCTGGCCGCCACGCTTTGCGCCTGCGGCAGTCTGCCTGCGCGCGCGCCGGTCGCGCCCCCGGCGCGGCCCAGTCCGGCGACGCCCGATTGGCTGGCCGAAGCGGAGGCTGCGCTCGATGCCGGCGATCCCTTGGCCGCCGATCGCGCGCTGTCGCGCGTCGACCCTTCGCGCCTGCCGAGCGAACAGGCGATTCGCTTCCAGATCGCCCAGGCGCGCTCGCTGTTGCTGGAAGATCAGCCACAGCTGGCCGAGCAGGCGCTGCCGGAACCCTGGGCGATCGGCAATCGCAGCCTCGCGGCCAATGTGGAATCAGTGCGTGCCGACACCCAGGCGCGCCTGGGCCTGACGGTCACCGCCGTCAGCACGCTGGTGCGGCGCGAGGCCCTGCTGGACACGCGCGTACAACTCGACCAGAACCGCGATCACATCTGGAGCGTGCTGATGCAGGCACCGCTCGATCCGTCGATCGAACCGCAACTCGCCAAGGCCGATCGCATCACACGCGGCTGGATCGATCTGGCGCGCATCATCCGGCGCTCGGCCGGTGCGCCACGTCCCAATGTACTGGCCGATTGGCGCGTGCAGTACCCGAACCATCCGGCCGAACTGGCGCGCGCGCAACAGGGACCGACCCAGGCCTGGCAATCCACGCAGTGGCAGAGCAGCGGCGGTCCGCTCAATCGAGTGGCCGTACTGCTGCCCTTGAGTGGACGCTACGCGGCGCCCGCCAGCGCGGTTCGCGAGGGCTTGTTCACGGCCTGGCTGCAGTCCGGTTTGCCGCGACCGTCCATCGACGTTTTTGACACCGGCGACAGCGACAGCAGTTTCGAGCAGGCCTATCGCGAAGCGATGTACAGCGGTGCGGACTTCATCATCGGCCCCCTGCAGAAGGAATACGTCGCGCGGCTCGCCGGCTCAGGCAGTTCAGTACCGGTGCTGGCGCTGAACTACCTCGATGCCAATCAATATGCGACCGGCCCGCTCTACCAGTTCGGCCTGGCGCCCGAGGACGAGGCCCGCCAGGCCGCAGAACAGGCGGTGTCCCAGAACCAGTCGCGCGCGATCGCGCTGGTACCGGAAGGAGACTGGGGCGACCGCGTCTATGCAGCATTCGCGGAACGTCTGTCCCAGCTTGGTGGCCATGTCGCGCATGTTCGCCGCTACAGCACCGGTCAAAGTGATTTCTCCGAGCAGATTCAGGACCTGCTGGCGCTGCGCGAAAGCCAGGATCGGCACAATGCACTGCGCGGCATCATCGGCTACTCCGCCGAATTCGAAACCCGTCCGCGCAGCGATGTCGATTTCGCGTTCGTGGCCGCCACGCCGACCCAGGCCCGCTCGATCCGCTCGCAGTTCCGTTACTTCCACGCCTCCGAACTGCCGATCTACGCCACCTCCATCGCCTATGACGGCAAGCGCGATCCCTCCAATGATCTCAGCGGACTGCGCTTTTGCGACATGCCCTGGATGCTGGACCGCAGCGGCCCGTGGCACGCGCTGCGCGCACAGATACAGCCCAGTCTGAGCCCGGCACTGCGTTCGCAGACGCGCCTGCTGGCACTGGGCTACGACGCCTACAAGCTGGCCGAGGCGCTCCAGGCCGGCCAGCTGTTTGCCGGCAGTTCGATCGACGGCGCCAGCGGATCATTGTCTCTGGACAACGGCAACAAGGTATCGCGCCATCTGCAGTGCGCCATCATCCACAATGGCGGTCTGCGCATGCTGCCGGCGCCGCCGGCAGCGCAGCCCAGTTCCACGACGTGGCCCTGA
- a CDS encoding YraN family protein, which produces MALKAGQAAETLAQRWLEAQGLKLISRNQHARSGELDLVMRDGDTVAVIEVRQRRSSHFGSAAESVDARKRVRIVQATRSLIARQPELARHPIRFDVVAIDGDDRIEWLRNAFDAGNWA; this is translated from the coding sequence GTGGCCCTGAAAGCCGGTCAGGCAGCGGAAACCCTGGCCCAGCGCTGGCTTGAGGCGCAAGGCTTGAAACTCATCAGTCGCAACCAGCACGCGCGCAGCGGCGAGCTCGACCTGGTGATGCGGGACGGCGATACCGTGGCCGTGATCGAAGTCCGCCAGCGCCGCAGCAGCCATTTCGGCAGCGCCGCCGAGTCCGTGGATGCGCGCAAACGTGTGCGCATCGTCCAGGCCACGCGCAGCCTGATCGCGCGTCAACCGGAGCTGGCGCGTCATCCGATCCGCTTCGACGTGGTTGCGATCGACGGTGACGACCGGATCGAGTGGTTGCGAAACGCGTTCGACGCCGGGAACTGGGCCTGA
- a CDS encoding helix-turn-helix transcriptional regulator yields the protein MPTQTLTRPRWSASAETDIPAALFQRLLEVGLMRSSALIVFDANARAVYTSPAARKLLSCPCGGAADDTPAESSRIACNAFEWLDGALRRAARAGEEGPVIRCTHEGRELQLRVRAVPGGIPGLGGHAVLLIRNRNERPRVSHSVLRRTYGLTETEAALAAELASGASTRDFAAMRGMSVFTARTHLKRVFCKCGVNSQSELLREILLGFAVE from the coding sequence ATGCCGACGCAAACGCTGACACGCCCTCGCTGGAGCGCATCCGCGGAAACGGACATCCCTGCCGCGCTGTTCCAGCGCCTGCTGGAAGTCGGACTGATGCGCAGCTCGGCACTGATCGTATTCGATGCCAATGCACGCGCCGTATACACCAGCCCGGCCGCCCGCAAGCTGCTGAGCTGTCCCTGCGGCGGCGCCGCAGATGACACGCCGGCCGAGTCCTCGCGAATCGCCTGCAATGCCTTCGAGTGGCTTGATGGCGCCCTGCGGCGCGCCGCCCGCGCAGGCGAGGAAGGGCCGGTGATCCGCTGCACGCACGAGGGTCGCGAACTCCAGCTGCGCGTTCGTGCCGTACCGGGCGGAATTCCGGGCCTGGGCGGCCACGCGGTACTACTGATTCGCAACCGGAACGAACGCCCACGCGTGTCGCACAGCGTGCTGCGTCGAACCTACGGCCTCACCGAAACCGAAGCGGCGCTGGCCGCGGAACTGGCAAGCGGCGCATCGACCCGTGACTTTGCCGCGATGCGCGGCATGTCCGTATTCACCGCGCGCACGCACCTCAAACGGGTGTTCTGCAAATGCGGCGTCAACAGCCAGAGCGAGCTGCTGCGGGAAATTCTGCTGGGTTTCGCGGTCGAGTGA
- a CDS encoding ClpXP protease specificity-enhancing factor, with the protein MAKSRRPYLIRAIYEWAADNGYTPHLVAAADADGVVVPREFVQDGRITLNVSMNAVQGLDLHSDPIYFSARFSGRAFDIWVPSGAVLAIFAKESGEGIVFGEVEAADPDGEPPPQGPSPEPGKPAGRSHLRVVK; encoded by the coding sequence ATGGCCAAATCCCGACGTCCGTATCTGATCCGCGCCATCTACGAATGGGCCGCTGACAATGGTTACACCCCGCACCTGGTCGCCGCAGCCGACGCCGATGGCGTGGTGGTGCCGCGCGAATTTGTCCAGGACGGGCGGATTACGCTCAATGTCAGCATGAATGCGGTGCAGGGTTTGGACCTTCACAGCGATCCGATCTATTTCAGCGCCCGTTTTTCGGGGCGCGCGTTCGATATCTGGGTGCCATCGGGTGCCGTGCTTGCGATTTTCGCCAAGGAATCCGGCGAAGGCATCGTATTCGGCGAGGTCGAAGCCGCGGACCCGGACGGTGAGCCACCGCCGCAGGGCCCATCGCCGGAACCCGGCAAACCGGCCGGCCGCTCCCACCTGCGGGTGGTCAAGTAG
- a CDS encoding glutathione S-transferase N-terminal domain-containing protein, producing the protein MSARSRQTGSDSPGAVLSARRAGILLFSGESDLGSHWARLVAAEKDIDGAAIEWIRPGVTNEDWLLLSPSQVLPTLADREVVLYPARLVAEYLDERYPHPPLLPVEPAGRARVRMALHQLESVLYPLAEQGLSTDNARSAQRSRKLLREQLLGLARVFPTRGFFMGSDLSCVDCAWAPLLWRLPSLGIPLDSVESMGPYAEKLFSRGAFQRSLSSVERSLAA; encoded by the coding sequence ATGTCGGCCCGAAGCAGACAGACAGGAAGCGATAGTCCCGGCGCGGTGCTGTCCGCGCGCCGCGCCGGGATACTGCTGTTTTCGGGCGAAAGCGATCTGGGCAGCCACTGGGCGCGCCTGGTCGCGGCCGAAAAGGACATCGACGGCGCGGCGATCGAATGGATACGTCCCGGCGTGACCAATGAGGACTGGCTGCTGCTGTCGCCGTCTCAGGTATTGCCTACGCTGGCGGACCGCGAAGTCGTGCTGTATCCGGCCCGCCTGGTCGCTGAATATCTGGACGAGCGCTATCCGCATCCGCCGTTGTTGCCGGTGGAGCCCGCCGGGCGTGCACGTGTGCGCATGGCCCTGCATCAGCTGGAATCGGTACTGTATCCGCTGGCCGAGCAGGGGCTTTCCACGGATAACGCGCGGAGCGCGCAGCGTTCACGCAAGCTGTTGCGTGAACAGTTGCTCGGTCTGGCGCGCGTTTTCCCCACGCGTGGCTTTTTCATGGGCAGCGACCTGAGCTGTGTCGACTGCGCCTGGGCGCCGCTGTTGTGGCGCCTGCCGTCGCTGGGGATTCCGCTGGATTCGGTGGAGAGCATGGGCCCCTACGCCGAAAAGTTGTTCTCGCGCGGAGCCTTTCAGCGCAGCCTGTCTTCGGTTGAACGTTCACTCGCCGCGTGA
- a CDS encoding cytochrome c1 — translation MKRLILLSSLLFGGLLSTHANAAGGEPVFAFTPHPDNIASVQRGARDFMNYCSGCHSLKYLRYSRAAADLGLPEELVEKSLMFTTEKVQQPIVSAMPAQAESWFGRQPPDLSLVSRKRGPAWVYSFLNGFYVDPSKAATGVNNLQLPGASMPHVLWEQQGFRAQVEAPEGEHAGAEHGGHHAPELETVIEGKLTQDEYEEMIANLTNFLIYAAEPGRADRISLGMKVLFYMLLLVGLTYMLKREFWRDVH, via the coding sequence ATGAAGCGCCTGATTCTGCTGTCCAGCCTCCTGTTCGGAGGCCTGCTGAGCACCCACGCCAACGCGGCCGGCGGTGAGCCCGTCTTTGCGTTTACCCCGCACCCGGACAACATCGCTTCGGTACAGCGTGGTGCTCGCGACTTCATGAACTACTGCTCGGGCTGCCACAGTCTCAAGTACCTGCGCTACAGCCGGGCTGCGGCCGATCTTGGCCTGCCCGAAGAACTGGTCGAGAAGAGCCTGATGTTCACCACCGAGAAGGTGCAGCAGCCGATCGTGTCGGCGATGCCGGCGCAGGCCGAAAGCTGGTTCGGGCGGCAGCCGCCCGATCTGTCTCTGGTGTCGCGCAAGCGCGGCCCGGCCTGGGTCTACAGCTTTCTCAACGGTTTCTACGTGGATCCGAGCAAGGCCGCCACCGGCGTCAACAACCTGCAGCTTCCCGGCGCCTCGATGCCGCATGTGCTGTGGGAGCAGCAGGGGTTCCGTGCGCAGGTCGAGGCACCGGAGGGCGAGCACGCCGGGGCGGAGCACGGCGGGCATCACGCGCCCGAGCTGGAAACCGTGATCGAAGGCAAGCTGACTCAGGACGAATATGAGGAGATGATTGCCAACCTCACCAATTTCCTGATCTATGCCGCCGAGCCGGGTCGTGCCGACCGCATCTCGCTGGGCATGAAGGTTCTTTTCTACATGCTGCTGCTGGTCGGACTGACCTACATGCTCAAGCGTGAGTTCTGGCGCGACGTACACTGA
- a CDS encoding cytochrome b, with protein MAIVPNPHKTTGFLGWIDDRFPLTKMWKDHVAEYYAPKNFNLWYYFGSLAMLVLVNQLLTGIFLVMHYKPSAAEAFDSVEYIMRDVPWGNIIRYLHSTGASAFFIVVYLHMFRALMYGSHRKPRELIWIFGCLIYLCLMAEAFCGYVLPWGQMSYWGAQVIISLFGAIPGIGPDLVVWIQGDYIPSDATLNRLFSLHVIAIPFVLVGLVVAHLMALHEVGSNNPDGIEIKKHKDPETGIPLDGIPFHPYYTVKDMFGAAVFLLIFLSVVFFAPDGGGWFLEKPNFEEANALSTPEHITPVWYFGPFYAMLRAVPDKLLGVATMGAAVLILFFLPWLDRSPAKSIRYKGPIFKVLAMIFAVVFCVLGYLGLQPPSPTGTLISRLGTVYYFLFFLLMPIYTKLENVKPVPERVTE; from the coding sequence ATGGCCATCGTGCCCAATCCGCACAAGACGACCGGCTTTCTCGGCTGGATCGACGATCGCTTCCCGCTCACCAAGATGTGGAAGGATCACGTCGCCGAGTACTACGCGCCGAAGAACTTCAACCTCTGGTACTACTTCGGCTCGCTGGCGATGCTGGTGCTGGTCAACCAGCTGCTGACCGGCATCTTCCTGGTCATGCACTACAAGCCGTCGGCGGCGGAAGCCTTCGATTCCGTCGAATACATCATGCGCGATGTGCCCTGGGGCAACATCATCCGCTACCTGCATTCGACAGGGGCCTCGGCGTTCTTCATCGTCGTGTATCTGCACATGTTCCGCGCGCTGATGTACGGCTCGCATCGCAAACCGCGCGAACTGATCTGGATCTTCGGCTGCCTGATCTATCTGTGTCTGATGGCCGAGGCCTTCTGCGGTTACGTGTTGCCCTGGGGTCAGATGTCGTACTGGGGGGCGCAGGTGATCATCTCGCTGTTCGGCGCGATTCCGGGCATCGGTCCTGATCTCGTGGTCTGGATCCAGGGCGACTACATCCCTTCGGACGCCACGCTCAATCGCCTGTTCTCGCTGCACGTGATCGCGATTCCGTTCGTGCTGGTCGGCTTGGTCGTGGCGCACCTGATGGCGCTGCACGAAGTCGGGTCCAACAACCCGGATGGCATCGAGATCAAGAAGCACAAGGATCCCGAGACCGGTATCCCGCTGGACGGCATTCCGTTTCATCCGTACTACACGGTCAAGGATATGTTCGGCGCCGCGGTGTTCCTGCTGATCTTCCTGTCAGTCGTATTCTTCGCGCCGGACGGCGGCGGCTGGTTCCTCGAAAAGCCCAACTTCGAGGAAGCCAATGCCCTGTCCACGCCTGAGCACATCACGCCGGTGTGGTACTTCGGCCCGTTCTACGCGATGTTGCGCGCGGTGCCGGACAAGCTGCTGGGTGTGGCAACGATGGGGGCGGCGGTGCTGATCCTGTTCTTCCTGCCCTGGCTGGACCGTTCACCGGCCAAGTCGATCCGCTACAAGGGGCCGATCTTCAAGGTTCTGGCGATGATCTTCGCCGTCGTGTTCTGCGTACTGGGCTATCTCGGCCTGCAGCCGCCGAGCCCGACCGGCACCCTGATCTCGCGGCTCGGTACGGTTTACTACTTCCTGTTCTTCCTGCTGATGCCGATCTACACCAAGTTGGAAAACGTCAAGCCCGTGCCGGAGAGGGTCACAGAATGA
- the petA gene encoding ubiquinol-cytochrome c reductase iron-sulfur subunit: MSNEGVDLGRRRFLTVATGVVGGAGAVAAVVPFLASFSPSERAKALGAPVTINIAGVEAGQMVTTAWRGKPVWVVNRTEEMLASLSGDEKRLRDPESAQPQQPDYATNQHRSIKPEYLVMLGVCTHLGCSPKFHPESPAPTIDANWPGGFFCPCHGSKFDLAGRVFQGVPAPLNMVVPPHRYDTETEVVVGEDTQGGAA, translated from the coding sequence ATGAGTAATGAGGGCGTGGACCTTGGCCGACGCCGCTTCCTGACTGTCGCGACCGGGGTCGTCGGCGGCGCAGGGGCGGTGGCGGCGGTGGTGCCGTTTCTGGCGTCGTTTTCGCCAAGTGAAAGAGCCAAGGCGCTCGGCGCACCGGTGACGATCAACATCGCCGGCGTCGAAGCGGGCCAGATGGTCACCACAGCCTGGCGCGGCAAGCCAGTCTGGGTCGTCAACCGCACCGAGGAAATGCTGGCCTCGCTGTCCGGCGACGAGAAGCGCCTGCGCGATCCGGAGTCCGCGCAGCCGCAGCAGCCGGACTACGCCACCAATCAGCATCGCTCGATCAAGCCTGAGTATCTGGTGATGCTGGGCGTGTGCACGCACCTTGGTTGCTCACCGAAATTCCACCCGGAGAGCCCGGCACCGACCATTGACGCGAACTGGCCGGGCGGCTTCTTCTGCCCCTGTCACGGCTCCAAGTTCGATCTGGCCGGCCGCGTGTTCCAGGGTGTGCCCGCGCCGCTGAACATGGTGGTGCCGCCGCACCGCTACGACACCGAAACCGAAGTCGTGGTCGGTGAAGACACCCAGGGAGGAGCCGCCTGA
- a CDS encoding FAD-dependent oxidoreductase encodes MSARSHDIVIVGGGIVGVAAALALLRNGFDVALVDRAATRPPAPGAEVDARVYAIAPGSRRFLDTLGAWPGDPGCAYQGMQVWNADPALSLRFDAAAAALPELGHIVAHDVLLDALWNRLGAARLVQGETVDSFAVEAGGARLGLSGGGHIRADLVIAADGAASSLRRLAGIETLGWPYAHQAIVSHVQTERPHRATAYQRFLPEGPLAFLPLADGRSSIVWSTARAGERMALPDAGFAKALHQASQDCLGLIGEMTPRKAVPLRLLHARDYHAPGLALVGDAAHVVHPLAGQGLNLGLADVEALLGCALEARRTGRKLGSARVLARYGRARKLANLEMLATVDALYRLFGLQAPGLDNVRGLGLALVDRVAAIKGPLLRRAVGI; translated from the coding sequence ATGAGCGCGCGAAGCCACGACATCGTGATCGTCGGCGGCGGCATCGTCGGCGTCGCCGCGGCCCTGGCGCTGCTGCGCAATGGCTTCGACGTCGCGCTGGTGGACCGCGCCGCGACACGTCCGCCCGCGCCGGGCGCCGAGGTCGACGCGCGGGTCTACGCCATCGCACCGGGTTCGCGTCGGTTTCTCGACACGCTCGGTGCCTGGCCCGGCGACCCGGGATGCGCCTATCAAGGCATGCAGGTGTGGAATGCCGATCCAGCGCTATCGCTTCGCTTTGACGCGGCCGCGGCGGCGTTGCCGGAACTCGGTCACATCGTCGCCCACGATGTGCTGCTCGATGCGCTGTGGAATCGCCTTGGCGCGGCACGGCTGGTGCAGGGTGAAACGGTAGACAGCTTCGCCGTGGAAGCCGGTGGCGCGCGTTTGGGCCTGAGTGGCGGCGGACACATCCGGGCCGATCTGGTGATCGCTGCGGACGGTGCCGCTTCCAGTCTGCGCCGGCTTGCCGGCATCGAGACGCTCGGCTGGCCGTATGCCCATCAGGCGATCGTCAGCCACGTTCAGACCGAACGGCCGCATCGCGCCACGGCCTACCAGCGCTTCCTGCCGGAAGGTCCGCTGGCCTTCCTGCCACTGGCCGATGGCCGCAGTTCGATCGTCTGGTCAACGGCGCGTGCCGGGGAACGCATGGCCCTGCCGGATGCCGGGTTCGCCAAGGCGCTGCATCAGGCTTCGCAAGATTGCCTGGGGCTGATCGGCGAGATGACACCGCGCAAGGCGGTGCCGCTGCGCTTGCTGCATGCACGCGATTACCACGCGCCCGGATTGGCACTGGTCGGTGATGCGGCTCATGTGGTGCATCCCCTGGCCGGGCAGGGCCTCAACCTCGGTCTGGCTGACGTCGAGGCGCTGCTGGGGTGTGCGCTGGAAGCACGCCGCACCGGCCGCAAGCTCGGCTCGGCGCGGGTACTGGCCCGCTATGGCCGGGCGCGCAAGCTCGCCAATCTGGAAATGCTGGCGACGGTGGATGCGCTCTATCGCCTGTTCGGTCTGCAGGCGCCGGGACTCGACAATGTGCGCGGTTTGGGACTCGCCCTGGTCGACCGTGTGGCCGCGATCAAGGGCCCTTTGCTGCGCCGCGCCGTCGGAATCTGA